One window of Sphingobacteriales bacterium genomic DNA carries:
- a CDS encoding T9SS type A sorting domain-containing protein, translating into MQKNIATIILTFAITMACFAQQATFDRIRTSVFQTQCNNSGCHTSASAAGGLSLEGTTSEVRAALYNVQSTNAVSQSAGNKRVFPGHPYRSKMFLLINNGLALNETLLPDEDPGNVHANLNISNLDKELIRQWIFFDSPTSGQVVSHTMLEDFYGGNGIWATDPANPPAKPDPSEGFQIHLGPLFLPPWDGAIQPDEEYHYKYATLLPNNIEINRLDGNIGSSHHMILFRYNNTSSANSMPYGLQQNNMGGGRSMVAAFGQSSSIELPQGTAFKWYTDSFLDINTHVVNYSPVAVMATDVYINVYTQPFGTAAQEMKTTLLINPALFIPYNSGVETFTADITNVNGLPSTYYIWKMSSHTHRHGLSFNVWHRNSNGTKGEHIYDANKYNGVPECEEIGYDYQHPPTRVFGNYLPIVNSVGLIQEATYSNNDVTPFITWGNTVNDEMMITGIFYLDNITGIEMPEPSVCFADEINVGIDSPSQNGTVEHLKLTAYPNPTDGDMQLTIISPQSTVATLSVLNLLGKEVWRTAPIDLVANSPQTHRLDLSNLAKGLYLYQLTDDLGNRLTGRLAVR; encoded by the coding sequence TAGAAGGAACTACTTCCGAGGTTCGGGCTGCCCTTTACAACGTGCAATCCACCAATGCGGTGTCGCAATCGGCCGGAAACAAACGGGTTTTCCCGGGTCATCCATACCGCAGCAAAATGTTTTTACTTATTAACAACGGTTTGGCATTGAATGAAACGCTGTTGCCCGATGAAGATCCGGGAAATGTTCATGCCAACCTCAATATCAGCAATTTAGACAAAGAATTGATTCGACAATGGATATTTTTTGATTCCCCTACCTCCGGTCAGGTGGTTTCTCATACCATGCTCGAAGATTTTTATGGAGGTAATGGAATATGGGCAACCGATCCTGCAAATCCTCCTGCAAAACCCGACCCCTCCGAAGGTTTTCAAATTCACTTAGGCCCCTTGTTTTTACCTCCCTGGGACGGTGCTATTCAACCGGACGAAGAATATCACTACAAATATGCCACCCTTCTGCCAAACAATATTGAAATTAACCGTTTAGACGGAAATATTGGCAGTTCCCACCACATGATTTTGTTCCGCTACAACAATACTTCTTCTGCCAACAGTATGCCCTACGGACTTCAGCAAAACAATATGGGTGGCGGTCGCTCTATGGTGGCTGCTTTTGGACAGTCGAGCAGCATTGAACTCCCGCAGGGCACTGCCTTCAAATGGTACACCGACAGCTTTTTAGATATCAACACGCATGTTGTCAATTACTCTCCCGTTGCTGTGATGGCAACCGATGTTTATATCAATGTCTATACTCAACCATTTGGAACTGCGGCTCAGGAAATGAAAACTACCCTGCTTATCAACCCTGCCTTGTTTATTCCATATAACAGCGGCGTTGAAACCTTTACCGCCGACATTACCAACGTCAACGGACTGCCCTCTACCTATTATATCTGGAAAATGAGTTCGCATACCCACCGTCACGGGTTGAGTTTCAACGTCTGGCACCGAAATTCCAACGGCACAAAAGGAGAACATATTTACGATGCCAACAAATACAACGGTGTGCCGGAATGTGAGGAGATAGGTTATGATTATCAGCATCCGCCCACCCGCGTTTTTGGCAATTACCTACCCATTGTAAACTCAGTGGGGCTGATTCAGGAAGCTACCTATTCCAACAACGATGTAACTCCTTTTATTACCTGGGGAAATACGGTGAATGATGAAATGATGATCACCGGTATTTTTTACCTCGACAATATTACGGGCATTGAAATGCCTGAACCCTCGGTTTGTTTTGCGGATGAAATCAATGTCGGAATTGACAGCCCCTCCCAAAACGGAACTGTGGAACATCTTAAACTGACGGCCTATCCCAACCCCACAGACGGCGATATGCAACTGACGATTATTTCACCCCAAAGTACGGTTGCTACTTTGTCAGTACTTAATTTGCTGGGCAAAGAAGTATGGCGTACAGCCCCGATTGACCTTGTGGCCAACTCCCCCCAAACCCACCGGCTCGACCTGAGCAATTTGGCCAAAGGTTTGTATCTTTACCAACTGACCGATGATTTGGGCAACAGGCTAACAGGCAGGTTAGCAGTCCGATAG